A part of Aegilops tauschii subsp. strangulata cultivar AL8/78 chromosome 2, Aet v6.0, whole genome shotgun sequence genomic DNA contains:
- the LOC109736451 gene encoding uncharacterized protein: protein MAAPTRALVLGVLLAIAVANAEAASVVVGLAKCANCTRKNMKAEEAFKGLQVAVKCKNVHGDYESKAVGALDRTGAFSVPLAADLHGANCVAQLHSAASNAPCPGQEPSKIVPVFEGTTFGIVAGDSIATPSAALPECTSMTLCGPIKKHIIEHFHHKKPVPPKPEPKPQPHPDYGPVPKPEPKPQPHPDYHPVPPTPTYGGGGGGGYHGHH, encoded by the exons ATGGCAGCTCCGACGAGAGCACTAGTCCTCGGCGTCCTGCTGGCGATTGCCGTTGCCAATGCCGAGGCGGCGTCCGTGGTAGTCGGCCTGGCCAAGTGCGCCAACTGCACGAGGAAGAACATGAAGGCCGAGGAAGCCTTCAAAG GTCTTCAGGTGGCAGTCAAGTGCAAGAACGTCCACGGCGACTATGAGAGCAAGGCAGTGGGCGCCCTCGACCGCACCGGCGCCTTCAGCGTGCCCCTCGCCGCAGACCTCCACGGCGCCAACTGCGTCGCTCAGCTCCACAGCGCCGCCTCCAACGCGCCATGCCCCGGCCAGGAGCCATCCAAGATCGTGCCGGTTTTCGAGGGCACCACCTTCGGCATCGTCGCCGGCGACAGCATTGCCACTCCGTCTGCAGCGTTGCCGGAGTGCACGTCCATGACCCTGTGCGGGCCGATCAAAAAGCACATCATCGAGCACTTCCACCACAAGAAGCCCGTGCCGCCCAAGCCGGAACCCAAGCCCCAGCCTCACCCAGACTACGGCCCCGTGCCCAAGCCCGAGCCGAAGCCGCAGCCCCACCCGGACTACCATCCCGTCCCTCCCACGCCCACCTacggtggtggcggtggcggtggatACCACGGACACCACTGA
- the LOC109736448 gene encoding uncharacterized protein has translation MAAPRALVLSVLLAIAVAHAEAASVVVGLAKCADCTRKNMKAGEAFKAVQVAIKCKNSAGEYESKAVGGLDGTGAFSVPLVADLHGAGCVAQLHSAASNAPCPGQEPSKIVPLSEGTTFGVVAGENTATPSAASPECASMTLCGPIKKHIIEHFHHKKPMPPKPELKPQPHPDYGPVPKPEPKPQPHPDYHPVPPTPTYGGGGGGGGYHGHH, from the coding sequence ATGGCAGCTCCGAGAGCACTCGTCCTCAGCGTCCTGCTGGCGATCGCCGTCGCCCACGCCGAGGCGGCGTCAGTCGTCGTGGGTCTGGCCAAGTGCGCCGACTGCACCAGGAAGAACATGAAGGCCGGGGAAGCCTTCAAGGCTGTGCAGGTGGCGATTAAGTGCAAGAACAGCGCCGGCGAGTACGAGAGCAAGGCGGTGGGCGGCCTCGACGGCACAGGCGCCTTCAGCGTGCCCCTCGTCGCCGACCTCCATGGCGCCGGCTGCGTCGCGCAGCTCCACAGCGCCGCCTCCAACGCGCCCTGCCCCGGCCAGGAGCCGTCCAAGATCGTGCCGCTGTCCGAGGGCACCACCTTCGGCGTCGTCGCTGGCGAGAACACCGCCACGCCGTCCGCGGCATCGCCGGAGTGCGCGTCCATGACCCTGTGCGGGCCGATCAAGAAGCACATCATCGAGCACTTCCACCACAAGAAGCCCATGCCGCCCAAgccggagctcaagccccagccccACCCGGACTACGGCCCCGTGCCCAAGCCGGAGCCGAAGCCGCAGCCCCACCCGGACTACCACCCCGTCCCTCCCACGCCCACctacggcggcggtggcggcggcggtggataCCACGGGCACCACTGA